The genomic window TTGGCAGGCAACTCACGTAGTTTTCAGTCGCATTTCGTCACCTGAACAAAAGCCTCAATGACTGCAGCTCAGATTTTCACGCCGAAGGGCAGGAAAGTCTGGGCGAAGGAAAGTCCTTCAAGTAGCCATTTACGTGCTGGTCGAGTAATGCTTGTTAAATTGTTATTCTATGCTAAGTACATCCAATTGTTCATTCTTCGGGTTGGGAGCTTTTTGGGGTTACTTTTTATTGGCTTTGAAAAGtgggagatggagatggataTGCATAGAGGGATAATCTCATATTTGCTGCTGTTTCATATCCTAtttgtgatttatttttttacagcTGGAAAAAGTAGGTTTTTATCTAAGTGCTTTGATGAATCCAaacatgtattttttttaggCCCAACCAATTAATATGTTTTACTATTTACTTAGTAGCCAAAGCAGCCACCAATTAAATCAGTTGCATAAGTAAGCCAATCCGcgttaaataatttacatttcTCAACATCTACTAGCACTGTCTTTTTCCAATAGTTATTTTTCAATCTGCCTTATCTGTTGGCTTCTTGTCCATTTCGAGCCGTTGCCttgtgtttgccttttttgcacatttcattttcagttggCAGTAAATTGCtggcatttcattttcgaCCTCGTTGTTGTTACTGTAGCTGTTTGTTAATATTGTGCCTAGTGCGGCCCGATATAAAGTCAATTTATGCAATATAATGAACTGTAAACCGGTAAACTGTCATCACTGTCTCTGCCATCCTTACATATTGCCATTTAAACGTGGCCAACAGAGGGGAATGTGCATTGTATATCAAGGGTCTGCGGGCAGCGGGGATTCCCACATGCcggcatttttgtatttattgatttaatatCGGGCTGCTGGCTGCCTGCGGCCAATTTAATCATCATTTGTaggaaataattaaaatttacaatGCAGACAGGGGCGGACTCGCAGTTGAGGACCCCGAACTCGATCTCCTGTTTGCTATATTTTAATAACCAGGAAAAACAGAGGAGCCAAGAACAACTCAATGATATTGGGTGGATGTTGAGTCTTTGGGTACAGTGATCACTAAGTAAGAAATTCACACTGATAACAATCATATACAtaagttttatatatatttatgtaactGGATCAACTTAAAGGGCAAGTACTGTGCTCAGCTCTCCCCACTTCCTTTAATTTCCTCCGGCCTTCATACACTTCTCGCTAATTTTGCTGAACGGCAACTGTTGGGCTTTGGATTTGGCCACTTTAGTTTGAATTAGTGTTTTACATTTTCACACTTGCTGCCGCCCATAAATATTGCATGTTGGGAATGGCAAGAGGTATTTGTAAGACAGTTTTCGCccctttgtttgttttgcctttaTGGCGCATTCAAATATCTAAATACACACTGTTTCTGGTAAGTGCCATTTCAAGCTCATTAGTGGCCATAATTAGCCAGCGGAGTTTATGGCCCACAGACACTGCGCGAATTGCAGACACATCGCGGCACAGACGAAACTACTTACAGTGCGCACTAAAAATACCCGCCATGTGGATTTCCCTTCGTTCGGCCAGCTCGCTCTCTACATGCGCTCCGCATTAATCCTACCTTAGCACCTAAATCCAAACATCCAAAAACATTTGCGCCATTGTGAAATCGATTTCTGTTGTGACACTGACACAGTTCAATTTCACACGGCTTACCTAGCCATTATCTTCTCCACAAATGCCCTATGAGTACCACATGTTCCCCATTGTCAAATGTAATCTCCTCTCTGCAAAAAGGATCTGCGAGGGAAATGCGTGCTAAACTTCGCACACACTCTCGaaccataaaataaaaagggcATGTGCTCGCACACAAtcacaaaaacgaaaaatacacaaaaatacacaacaataacaaacagaCAACCAGCTGAACTGTGGAGATTCTGGGAGGGTCTCGCCAACTTTACGGCCCCGCGTTTTACAAACTGAAACATGTGTTTATTGTCCGACGGTCTTTGCGGGCTCCCCGAGTCTTTTGGCCTCctgcaaaaaatggcaaatttttattttcgttgtcAGCGCGGCGACTGCAACACTTCAAGTGACACTGCAGACACTCTGCCCCTGAATTTCCCCCCTTTCAGCACTTTTAGTTAGCAAGTGTGCGAAATGCTTTTAGTTTGgacttttccctttttgcccCCCATCAGTGactgctgtttttgttggttttcaGCCAGCTTTGTCATTaacaaatggcaaattaaattgcgCTTAAATTTGCCTGTCAAAAGGTAAAGAGATTGTCCCAAAAGAGGAGGGCGGCAGCCAAAGATTTCAATTTTAACACATAAAGACTTGCTTTGAGTTAGCAGACAGGTAACAATGAACTAAATAGGGTACTCggaataaataatttgtgaAGTCGCGAACCTTTAAGCTGTTAACTCGGCTTGGACTTAAGGACAAAGCGCTGGAATATCCAGCTCATTTTCAGCTTGATTGCACCTAGCACTGCAGCTGTCTGCAATTAAAAACAGAAGCCGACTTTGTCACTTGAGGTCGTTAATAGGCCTTAAGCTGGTTTAATCTGGCCAGAaggaaaagtaaaagttggCCGACAAGTCCCCTGTCACTCCTTCACCAATTGGCTTCGTTTGGATCATTGTTTCTCTTGGGAAAAGTGGAAGTCTCGTCCGTTTGTGCGATTTGATTTAGCATTTTCTGCATCGATTTCAGTCAGTTTCTTCTGCGAGTCTCCGTGGCACACACCCTTGTCAAAATCTTTGTGACAGGCAAAAACTTTgcgcttaaaaataaatcaaaactttTCATTCCAGCTTCATTTTCCCACTTCTCAGTCTTCCGTCTTCCCCTCAGTCCCCTGAGATAAATGTGCTGataatttctatatatatattttttggctcTCGTTTTCCCTATTTTTGCATATGTCAACTTTTGTCAATGGGCCAAAAGCGAGTTGCTGGCTGTTGCTGGCTAAAAGTTTCTATCAGCCCGAGACGAGACAAACTTTTTGCATCACTGTGGCCTTTGTTCTTGGCTGGGATTTGATAAGGATTTCGCATGAGTTTGGCCAAGTCTGTGGGTTAAGCTTTGATTGCCGCTTATCAGAAGGCGGCAGACGCGTTCCTTTAATCCAGGGAAACattacaaattaatatttgggAATTGACAAGGGGAATCCATTTATTTAGCTGCTTTTCAAAACTCAAGATTCTGCATGATAAGTATTCCCCGTATCATCCATTTACCTGCTTGTCTAAATGGAGTTGCTTTAGGTACTTTGCCTCCTATATGTCGCAATTTGCCAACCAAAATATCGCCTCCATTGAACTCGAATTCATCAATGTCGCCTGACTTTTGGATGTCAGCAAACTCTGCAAAATTGATGGTTCGAAAAAGCTTTTAAGCTGCCAATAGCACATGCAGGAACTCCACAAACTTTTGAACCCTTCGGAATCGTTATTTCAATGTAAACAATTCAATTGCATAAATATGCCAAAAGAGAAACACAATAAACTTTATTGGGTGGTAGGGTGGTGCGTTGCAGGGAATAAATTCTTACAATTTGATTCAATCAGAGGCGTAACGATATCGAAATCTGGGAATCGAAATGCCTTTGTCACCTTTATAAGAATGGCAACTTTGCCGAAAAgttatttaaagcattttcccttttcccagCCATTTTCCATCCCAAACTTTTCTTCATTGTTTGCGCTAGAAGAAAAATGCGTTTTTCATGCTAATGTCAAACCTTAATAGACGGCTTCCCCCCCACTTTTAGCCTCGGAAAATCCTTGTACGGAGGCGTGCCACTCCCACCTTTGCCAAACATGTGTTCGGAGATTTTCCGGtggcatttccattttgggGATAACCGAGAAGTTGGGGGTCATCGTGGCCTGAGTTATTTCACTCCAGAGAGTTTTCGATTCGGCTGCTTTGACTTGCGGCTCTCCAGTTTATTGAGAGGGCGTGTTTTGTGTTATAGGCCATGCAAATGTAGccaatttaaaaacttttcccgCTGGACCTTAAATTGACCTAAATACTCGAGAGCTACAAAGTCCTTAAGCAAAGTGGTCTTAAATTACGAATACTTTTCCAGTTTTTACAGCTCGCAGGTGACTCTTAAAGGCAAATAGACTTATATGCTGTTTTCCCTCTCATTTTCCTTATCGCATAGTAAAGCACAATCTCCTTTGTCtaaatttcgatttcgattccaGAGAGGCGACCAATTAATTGGTATTTCCATTCAACGCTGGCCTTGTTTATCCACCATATTGGCCACTGCATGGGCCTCCAATAATGAAAACACTAAATATAGCTTGGCTCTAAAGACGAGGCCGTCGTCTTGGCCACAAACAAGTAAATAAACACAAGTTGGGAGAAATGCAACAGCTGCTCAGCTCGTACAAAGATCGCTTTGAAATGTGTAAGTACATATAGTATAAATTGTGACGACGTCTTTTTTACGCCGTATTTACTCTGCTCGTTGACGtggcataaaaatatttattaactgACTCGGAACGGAAATGTTGACTTGACCCAGACCGCAGAGCAGGCAAGGATCTGGATTCCAGCATGTTTGCACTGGCTTTCAGCTCAGTTCGGGAGCAGTTTGGACAGGACAATTGATGGACAAACATATTAGGAGATATATATGTTATGTCTATATATGCATGCGAGCTCTGCTGCGTGTGTCGAAGCACAGACACTACATAGCAACAGCCACTACATAGTTCAGTTAACTAAAACACATACCCAAGTGCACACACACGacagttatttgcttttatGGCAGACCGGGCCCCTCTCCCCTTCCTGTCTGCTGAAATCTGGACATGCTGTGTACGTCAGTTGGCTGAACAGTTTATCCTGCATATAAACTTCAGCAACATATACAACATGCCCCCTAAAATCCATAGACCATACTCCATACTCTGTACCCCATCACCCCATCTCCCCATCGTATTGGCCTACAACTATTTCCGCTTACTGCTAAACAAATCCCAGCTACCAAAACATTTCGGTTCGGGAACAATGGACGCTCAACGCACAACActacgtatacgcaatattgGCAGTTGGCATATTATTGGAGTCTCGTCATTGAATTGACGGATTGAAGGGGATGGATGGCCTGGATGGGCTGGATGGGGTAGATGGACTGGATCGAATGGGGTTAGGTGGTTTTGGGGGTGGGCAAATCACCAGGCAAGTCTTTAACCCAGCTTCATTTAATATGTTGACAAGTTgataaattgttttgcatgAACATATTCCGCCTTTGGGCGAATCGCTTAATTGGACTGAGAATAGAATGAAATGGCATGGAATCCGAGCTGACAATTGGCTTTTTGATAGATTTTGTTTTGGAGTGGGCTTTGCAGATAATAACGATTAACAGAtaaaattcaaacatttttttggggctttaCGAACATGTGACTATTGAATGGGAAAACATGTTCGCCATGcttaaaagtaaacaatacAGAATGATTCATGACgatacaaatataatatttttcgtATTGACAACTGCACTTCACGGATACTTTTCCTAGCAAACACTTGATCGATTCTTGCCCCATATTTCGAGGCAAATTTTATGTTACTTGGAAAGTTGTTGTGGCACACATCTGAGATTGCGGCAAGAGGGTGTTAAgtgataaaatataaaaagcgaGAAAGCAAGTGGCAAGTGTGGCGTAAAAAAGATGTCACCAGCTGACGCAGACATTCTTAATATTTGATGTCGAATCACGCAGCAAGGCAGCAGCTGTGACCCCAAAATACCGTGTTTGGGATAGAAAAACCCGTGACCCATTCCCTTGAACCGAACAAAACGGCAGACATTAACAATTTAATGCATTTGgcgaaataaaatgcataaattcgACATGCTAAATTAAACCTGCAAAATGGACTCCACTCAGAGTGAACTTTGTGGTCCTGCATACGAAATCAGCAGCGTATAGTTGATTATAGTAGTGATGGAGGAGGCGAAGGACTGGTCTTGATTTTCATGTGATTTACAAGGGTCCTAAATGAAAAGTAGGGGTTTCGGGGTTTCGGGGCTCGGCAGATGAGATGCCATTGTAAAATGCCAGAAACAATTTAATGCTTCATTGATAACCGCACATATGCGACCCTGTGACTGTGACTGACAGCCCAGACTTATcttggcttttcttttcttttcgttcctatattttcctttcttttcactttttggcCTTCCCCATCCGAAACTTGTCGTCAAACGGCATCGAAGGGAATCGAACAGAGGGAAAAACGGCAAGCGGAAAATATATCGCAACTGTGCGATAAACATATGAAAAATGCACATGCGGTGAGCCAAGTTCAATTCCAGAGGCCAAAAGTTTACGCCACTTAATGGAACTTGACGCAAATTCAATTACAACATGGCTCCTCACACCCGGCAACTTACTCATGTTAGGATGGCGGAAAAACTTGCAAAGAAATTTGCGGAAAAACGTTGGCAGTCAACTTTCACCACCCAAAACACCCGCAAGGAAGgcttttttttcgtattttggGAAATTACTTTTGCTGCtagattttaaaattaaatgtgaaaGAAAACATCCTTTCTTATTActtggatttttttttgatattaattaactattttttttaaacaaggAATAGTATTCAATCAATGAAAGAGTACTTAATGGAATGAACCCTTACttagtttttgaaatattttaggAATCTTTGTAACCACCAGAGGCTGTTTTTACAATAAACAGTGATAGAAATAGTCGAAGGAACTCAAATGGAATCGAAGTTTTTCCCGAGTTGCGGGCTGTGCTTTGGCTACACTTTGCCTGCAATTAGCAAATAAAACTTGGCTTATTTCGGTGGGTAAATGAGGCGTGGTTGGGCGGTGGGGCGACTCGAGAAACTTTTGCAATCACTTTCGTTAGCATTCATTATTGGCGGAGGGCAAAGGATTTGACTGTCAGTTTTCCAGGGGCTTGGGTCAACTCGAAAGTCAGCGAAAGGATGTGGCAATTTCTTGGCCATTCAgttgaaaactttttgttttaaccAGTGATTTTATCAATGGAATTTTAGAGTGGTTTAATTAATGGTATTGCGGCAAGTCGTGAGTTAAACTTTTGAGTTAGTACAAGTGTATTTGAAAGGTTAATtcaatgttttaatttatattaattatacatttatgaAATGGAAGACTTAAAAGTTGTCTCgccttttaataaataattaaattttctttttaaatttaaatgttgaGCGGGAAATCACTACAAATGTTTTAAAGCGCCAAACATCGGCAAGTTTCGGAACCAGAAAACTGTCATGTAGAATACATTTTACGCACACTTTCTACACACAAACATCTACACAGCTTGGCTTGCCTTCCGCCTAGGTGGCGCTTCTAACAGCTTAAAACCGGAtgaaacatatttaaaaaccttatttaaagcatttacTCAACAAATATGGTAAAccaataaaattgttaaatcaCGTAAAAAGAATCCAACATCCGGCCACGTGGCAAACGTATTCTATTAGTTGGCTTTATAGCTCGAGCTTAAAGCCGAAAATACCTGAAGCTAACCTGATTGTAATGGAATTTGACCCAGGTGCTCTATATATACGTGACCTCTTTCCGATTTAGGGCCAACGTGAAGCCGCCGAACGATGCAGTCTTCGCAGAAACTCGCACTGGCACTGACCTTAGTGCTGATTTGGTGCCTGGCCCAAAGTGCTGTGGAGTCCAGGCGAAGATGGCGCAAGTCCGTGCATCTGAAGCTGCACAGGGAAGCGAACCACACCAAAATCCTGAAGAGTTTCCACAACCAGAAGCTGCGACTCAAGGAAAAACTGAGTCCCACCACCGATGTGGCGATATCCTCGCTAACCGCATCTCTAGCATCCGTGGCCAAGGATAACTTGTTCAATTCCCACAACACGGAGTACTACGTGACTGCCAGTTTCGGGACGCCCGAAGCGCAGAAGGTCACCCTCCTGGTGGACACCGCCTCGGCGAATCTGCTGGTCTACACCTCGGAGTTTGTGAGCGAGTCCTGTACGCAGCACAATGGTTACAGCTCCAGTGAGTCGCAAACCTATCAGGCCAATGGATCTCCCTTTGAGATACAGTTCGCATCGCAGGACGTCCTGAAGGGATTCCTCTCCACGGACACCTTCACTTTGGGAGATCTGGCCGTTAGGAATCAGACCTTTGCCGAAATAAACTCAGCTCCTGTGAACCTGTGCAAACGCTCGAATTTCGATGGCATCCTTGGACTCGGACTCTCTCAAATCGCTCTGGATGGAGTGAAGACCCCCCTGGACAATATCTTGGAGCAAGGCCTCATCGACGAGCCCATCTTCTCCCTCTACGTCAACCGGAACGCCTCGGATGCGAGTAATGGTGGTGTATTGCTGCTCGGAGGTGCGGATCCCACTCTGTACAGCGGTTGCCTGACTTATGTGCCCCTTTCCAAAGTGGGTTTTTGGCAGATCACGGTGGGCCAAGTTGCGATTGGCTCCAAGAAGCTGTGTTCCAACTGCCAGGCCATCTTCGATATGGGCACATCCTTGATTATTGTTCCGTGTCCTGCTCTGAAAATCATAAATCGAAAGTTGGGCATTAAAGAAGCCGATAAAAAAGACGGAGTCTACATCATCGACTGCAGCAAGGTGTCTCGTCTGCCGAACGTCGTCCTGAATATTGGATGGAAGGACTTCACTCTCACTCCTTCCGACTACGTTCTCAACTACAGTGGAACCTGCGTATCCGGGTTTTCTAGTCTCTCCGCATGCAATGGCAGTGGCACCCCAATCAATGACGATGGCGACGACTTGAACAATATATGGGTGTTTGGGGATGTGTTCTTTGGAGCCATCTTCACATTGTTCGATTTCGGCCTCAAATTAGTAGGCATGGCTCCCAAAGTCTAAGCAAATATGCATCTTCCATCTACAATTCGAGCAACTAATTGTAATAAGATTCTTTATTTTGTAGTAGATAGTAGTCAGGTTTGGCGATTGTTGATACCTGATATATCAGGTATTGGTATAGttatttatttccattgtcataataaataaattggtGTTGGGAACCTCGAAATCGTAGATTGTCTGTGTCTGTTAAGGGTGATAAACAAGATATGCGCACACTTGATTTGTTTACAACAAACCTGAGTTTGTTATCTATTGGGTGCAAAATGTACAATTACTTCCCCGGCAATTTCATCGAAAATTTGACGATTTATAGCGAAGTTTATCTAAAATCCCAAAGGCTGAATTTGATTGCTTTCTGTTTCTCCAGCTCTGCACGACACCAAGCCGTGTAAACAAAGGCCAAGATGGATAAGGACCATCGATCAACTTTGATATCTTTCTGTGGGACAGTTCTGCACTTATCACCGACCATATATAAGGCGGTGtctgttgtttttttcttcAGTCTAGCCCCAGACGATAAAAAGGGCAGCTGAATATCTTTAGTTAGCAGAGCTCAGAGTACCTATCAAATCACAATGCTGAAGTGGCTGGTCCTGTTGACCATCCTGGCGCTGGTCAGCGCTGAGATCCACCGCATCAAGATCCACAAGAACCAGGATCACAAGAACACCCGCCAGCATCGCAAGCAGGCTATCCAGGCCCTGAAGCAGAAGTACAACCAGCAGGATGTGATCATCTACGACGATGGAGTTCCGATTTACGTGCAGCCCGACTACGGATACGATTATCCCAGCCAGAACTCGGATGACTACACATCCGAGGAGCTGGGCAACTCGATGAACATGTACTACTACGGCCTGATCGGCATCGGCACTCCGGAGCAGTACTTCAAGGTGGTCTTCGACACGGGCTCGGCCAACCTGTGGGTGCCTTCTGCCCAGTGCCTGGCCACGGATGTGGCCTGCCAGCAGCACAACCAGTACAACTCCAGTGCCTCCTCCACCTTCGTGTCCAGCGGCCAGAACTTCTCCATCCAGTACGGAACTGGCAGTGTCGCCGGCTATCTGGCCATCGACACGGTGACCATCAACGGCCTGGCCATCGCCAACCAGACCTTCGGCGAGGCGGTTTCCCAGCCGGGAGCCAGCTTCACCGACGTGGCTTTCGATGGCATCCTGGGCATGGGCTACCAGCAGATCGCCGAGGACAACGTGGTGCCGCCGTTCTACAATCTCTACGAGGAGGGCCTCATCGACGAGCCCGTCTTTGGTTTCTACCTGGCCCGGAATGGCTCCGCCGTGGAGGGTGGCCAGTTGACCCTGGGCGGCACTGACCAGGAGCTCATCGCTGGTGAGATGACCTACACACCCGTCACCGAGCAGGGCTACTGGCAGTTCGCCGTGAACAACATCACCTGGAACGGCACCGTCATCTCGAGCGGATGCCAGGCGATCGCCGA from Drosophila yakuba strain Tai18E2 chromosome 2L, Prin_Dyak_Tai18E2_2.1, whole genome shotgun sequence includes these protein-coding regions:
- the LOC6526424 gene encoding aspartic proteinase A1, which gives rise to MQSSQKLALALTLVLIWCLAQSAVESRRRWRKSVHLKLHREANHTKILKSFHNQKLRLKEKLSPTTDVAISSLTASLASVAKDNLFNSHNTEYYVTASFGTPEAQKVTLLVDTASANLLVYTSEFVSESCTQHNGYSSSESQTYQANGSPFEIQFASQDVLKGFLSTDTFTLGDLAVRNQTFAEINSAPVNLCKRSNFDGILGLGLSQIALDGVKTPLDNILEQGLIDEPIFSLYVNRNASDASNGGVLLLGGADPTLYSGCLTYVPLSKVGFWQITVGQVAIGSKKLCSNCQAIFDMGTSLIIVPCPALKIINRKLGIKEADKKDGVYIIDCSKVSRLPNVVLNIGWKDFTLTPSDYVLNYSGTCVSGFSSLSACNGSGTPINDDGDDLNNIWVFGDVFFGAIFTLFDFGLKLVGMAPKV
- the LOC6526425 gene encoding lysosomal aspartic protease, producing the protein MLKWLVLLTILALVSAEIHRIKIHKNQDHKNTRQHRKQAIQALKQKYNQQDVIIYDDGVPIYVQPDYGYDYPSQNSDDYTSEELGNSMNMYYYGLIGIGTPEQYFKVVFDTGSANLWVPSAQCLATDVACQQHNQYNSSASSTFVSSGQNFSIQYGTGSVAGYLAIDTVTINGLAIANQTFGEAVSQPGASFTDVAFDGILGMGYQQIAEDNVVPPFYNLYEEGLIDEPVFGFYLARNGSAVEGGQLTLGGTDQELIAGEMTYTPVTEQGYWQFAVNNITWNGTVISSGCQAIADTGTSLIAAPSAAYIQLNNLIGGILIQGDYYVPCSTVSSLPVLTINIGGTDFYLPPSVYIQTYTEGNYTTCMSTFTDIGTGFWILGDVFLGQYYSEFDFGQNRVGFATLA